The nucleotide window CCGGAAACCACACTTGCAGCAATTTTATAATGTAGGACATGGAACCCTAATGATTCCGTTCGTTGTTCATTTTCCCTAACCGCTTGAAGGACCCGGCCAAGCGGGGAATTGGTAAACCGTTTTAAGATGAGAAATACCGCAAGCATAACGAATAAACTAAGCAAATAAAAATTAGTTCGGTCGATAAACTGTTCCGGGACGCGAAAGGTAAAGCCATCATTTCCATAGGTCATCGTCCGCCATTTCTCCGCCAGGACAAGAAACAGTCCTGATAACGATAGGGTTAACATCGCGTAGAAATGACTTTTTAAACGAAGAGTGAGCAGCCCAACAAGGAAGCTAACGAAAGCGGTTAATACAATTGTCACCAGCACGGCTAGAAGGAAATACCCTAGCGTTGGTTCAAACCGTTTCATAAAAATCCCCATCGTATAGGCCCCAATGCCAAAAAACATGGCGTGACCAAAGGAAACGATTCCAGTAAACCCCAACAATAAATCATAACTCATCGCAAAGATCGAAAAAACAAACACCTGTGTTAATAAAATGAGTAAGTTTCTTGATTCATAGATAAACGGCAAAAGGAGCAGAAAAGCAGCAATGACTAAAATGATAGCCGTCATTCTATTTCCTTGAATCCATCGCATCTTCTCACCCCCTCGCTCCAAATAAGCCCTGCGGTCGAATAATTAACACAATCGCCATTAGGAGCATATTAACGGCCAATGATAAATCTGGAACATAATAAGCCATAAATGATCCTGAAAGCCCAACCAGAATCGCCGCCAGTACCGAACCTTTGAAATTTCCCATTCCCCCAATGACAACGACAATAAAGGCTAAGATGGCGAATTCCATCCCCATACCGGCATGAATAACGCCGGAGTACGGTCCGAGCAGCACCCCGCCTAGCGCCGCCATCCCGGCACCAATCATAAAAACAAACATAAACACCCGTTGAATATTGATTCCAAGTGCTTGCACCATTTCTTTATTCATGACACCGGCTCGGACAACAAGGCCAATCTTTGTTTTTTTAAGCAAAAATTGCACCCCTGCAAAAATGAGAAACCCGACCACTATGATAAATACCCGGTACTTGATGATAATAACGCCGCCAAGCTCCCAACTTCCCTTTAAATAATCCGGAGGCGATGCCGTGATTTGATTGGGTCCCCAAATAACCTTCAGCATTTCGGATAAAACAAGCATCAGACCAAGTGTGATTAAGATTTGCTGCACATGGTTTCCATAAACCGGTTTAATAATCCATCTTTCAGTGATAATTCCGAGCAGAAATCCGGTCAAGATTGCGCCAATAATCCCGATGATAAAGCTATTTGTCTGCGAATAAACCCAAAGACCGCTGTACGCTCCCCAGGCGAATAATCCACCGTGAGCAAAATTCAGTACATCCATCAAACCGAAAATAAGCGTTAAACCGGCCGCCAATAAAAAAATTAGCATCCCTGTCGCCAGACCATTTAAGGTTAAATTTATGATTAAATCCACTTAGCCGTCCCTCCTTCCTTACGCAATCCCTAGATATTTCCGTTTCATTTCTTCATCTTCTTTTAATTGCTTCATGGTTCCATGACTGACCGTTCTGCCATCATCAATGATGTAAAAACAATCACCAATCGTACTCGCCATCATGAAGTTTTGCTCTACTAATACAATGGTGGTTTGATCTTTCATTTGTATAATCGATTCCATTACCTTCTCGACGACGATTGGGGCCAAGCCTTTACTTGGCTCATCAATTAATAGCAATTCATTTTCGTTTACATAGGCCCTTGCGATGGAAAGCATTTGTTTTTGTCCGCCACTTAACAGGCCGCCCGGTTTTTTCCAGAACGTTTTCAAGTCAGGGAACAAATGTAAGATTGAATCCATCCGTTTAGCGGTTTCCTCATCATCTTTTTGAATGGCTACTCTCATATTTTCCTCAACGGTTAGTCCGGCAAAAATCCCCTGATCCTCGGGAACATAACCAATACCCTTTTTCGCAATCGTATAAGTTGGCAGGGACTGAATTGCTTCACCCTTAAATATAACGCTCCCCTTCGAGGCTGGATTCAGCCCCATAATCGTTCGTAATGTTGTTGT belongs to Neobacillus sp. OS1-2 and includes:
- a CDS encoding ABC transporter ATP-binding protein → MNDLLKLDQIETHIGQYHILQGVSFEVKKGEVTVLLGRNGAGKTTTLRTIMGLNPASKGSVIFKGEAIQSLPTYTIAKKGIGYVPEDQGIFAGLTVEENMRVAIQKDDEETAKRMDSILHLFPDLKTFWKKPGGLLSGGQKQMLSIARAYVNENELLLIDEPSKGLAPIVVEKVMESIIQMKDQTTIVLVEQNFMMASTIGDCFYIIDDGRTVSHGTMKQLKEDEEMKRKYLGIA
- a CDS encoding branched-chain amino acid ABC transporter permease, with product MRWIQGNRMTAIILVIAAFLLLLPFIYESRNLLILLTQVFVFSIFAMSYDLLLGFTGIVSFGHAMFFGIGAYTMGIFMKRFEPTLGYFLLAVLVTIVLTAFVSFLVGLLTLRLKSHFYAMLTLSLSGLFLVLAEKWRTMTYGNDGFTFRVPEQFIDRTNFYLLSLFVMLAVFLILKRFTNSPLGRVLQAVRENEQRTESLGFHVLHYKIAASVVSGVLAGIAGILYAISLRFVNTSVFAMDITLDALLMTIIGGVGTLVGAMIGAGLIEFAHHWLTELAKEHWIFERWIIFFGIIYILVVMFFPKGIVGTLSTLSWKRKKQQTVKKEEKVVG
- a CDS encoding branched-chain amino acid ABC transporter permease, with the protein product MDLIINLTLNGLATGMLIFLLAAGLTLIFGLMDVLNFAHGGLFAWGAYSGLWVYSQTNSFIIGIIGAILTGFLLGIITERWIIKPVYGNHVQQILITLGLMLVLSEMLKVIWGPNQITASPPDYLKGSWELGGVIIIKYRVFIIVVGFLIFAGVQFLLKKTKIGLVVRAGVMNKEMVQALGINIQRVFMFVFMIGAGMAALGGVLLGPYSGVIHAGMGMEFAILAFIVVVIGGMGNFKGSVLAAILVGLSGSFMAYYVPDLSLAVNMLLMAIVLIIRPQGLFGARG